The sequence below is a genomic window from Saccopteryx leptura isolate mSacLep1 chromosome 10, mSacLep1_pri_phased_curated, whole genome shotgun sequence.
CTTAAGACTGGCTGGAGTTGGCTGCCTCGCACAAAAAGCTGGTAGTAGGCACCATCGCGCCCTGTGGTGTACACGTAGCCACCAAAACAGGTGACCGAGGTCACGCCCTGCTTCCCAtgcagagaagggagaatggATACAGGGCCCCACTCTGTCGGGGCAGTCTCGTCCCCATCACTGCCACCATCCACCCCAGGTGCTCCAGTGCCAGCCCCAGCCTTGCCTCCAACCTCAAGGTCCTTGAGCAGATCTGGTCGGGATGGGAACAGCAACACCGAGCCCCGCCGGTCTCCACACACCAGGAAATCGCCCGGGGGTAGGAAGGCACTGCACGTGTGCCATCTCTGCTTGCTTGGAGGAAGCAGGTACCGACACCGTTCCTTGACAAAGATGGCCTTGCCGGAGGGCGCGGCTATAATCTCCAGGCAAGCCACCACACCACCAGGACCTGATGCCAGCAACAGGAGTTCCTCATAGCCACGCAGGGCCCAGCTCAAACTGTACACCTTCCCGCAGAACAGGGTCAGGTCCACAGCGGCAGCTGGAGTGTTGATGGGGACAACCTTGGCACACCCCTCCCCATTTGCCATGGCACACAGTCCGAAGCCCTCGGGGCCGGGGGCTGCCTCCAGGAGGCAGTAGGACTGGAAGCGCTtatcctccagcagctgctcccagCACTTGACCTCAAGGTCATAGAGATACAGGGTTCCTGCCTCAGTCACTGCCAGGACTCGCCATGAGCCAGCCAGCGTCACAGCCTTGAGGGCCCCTGGCCTGCTATGGGACTTGAAGCCGAGAGCTGAGACCCCTGACCCTGGGTGCCCACGCCCTACCAGGTGCCATAGCCGGATACCTGAGTCGTCGCCCCCAGTGACCACCCAGGCCTGATTCTCATGGGCAGCTACGGCCCGGATCCCACGGCCCTGGTGGCCCCGAAATGCCTGGAGGATCTCACCCTCGTGGCTCCATACCAAGCAGACACAGTCCTCTCCTGCACTGATCAGGTAATTTTCTAGAAGTTTGACCTGCCACACACGGGCACTGTGACCAAAGCAGTGCCCAATATTCTGCACCCGACCCCCAGGGACCCGCAGGTCCCCCACCTTCCAGATGCGAACACTTCGGTCTTCTGAAGCTGTGGCCAGCAAGCCCTTGCTCTCTAGGTACGACATGCTGAATATTACACCCACATGCCCACTGACCCTTCGGTCAGGGGCAACCGGCTTATCGTCTACTAGAGCAGCTGCTGGGTACCAGACCAGGAGCTCGTTGGAAACAGCACCTGCCACTACAGTCAGCTCCTTCCAGGTGTCTCCGATCAAACAGGCTGAGGAGAGGGTGCACCTGTCAGTGCAGGGCACGTCCTGCAGGACGCACCCTATCACAGGGTCATATAATACCACCGAGTTGTGGCCCAGGGCCAGGGCGATGTTCCCCTCCAGCCAACGGGCGTCCCAGATCCAGTCAGACATGTGCCACAGGCCAGAGCGCCAGAGTTCCCGGAAGCGGCCCTGTCCCCAGCTGATTTTCACAACTCGGAGTCCCTTGCTCCCAAACGCAGCTATCATGGCCTCCGAGTCAAGGTCTCCAGTGGGTTCTGGTCGCACCCGGAACCCATGGACAAGGTAGTGGCCAAGCAGGTTCTGCACTCGCTTCATCATCCGCAGATGCCCACCAAGATCCAAGCTGTACACCAGGACATCCGGCCCCTCGCCTGGAGGAGGCAAAGAGCCACATCAGAACCGTCACCTACCCCTGAGGAGCCATGGAGACAGGGGAGGGGAACTTCTCCACATGGAGACCACTGCGTGTGTTAGGACAGACAATCCCGCAGTCTTGAAAACTGGGGGAAAAGCCTTGGTTTTGGCTTCAGCTGGACTTTCAGCACTGATGTTCTGATTCCGTATGTTGCTCCTGACATTCAATCCAATCACAAGCTCCTCAAACAGGCAgtctccccctcaccccaccaAACTCCTCCTGCTTCAGGAAGGAGCCCTCTCAGCTTTAGCCCCCGAATCCTAGCCTCACCTACTTGTACCAAATCCTTCCCAGTGCTCCCAACCCCAGGGCAGAGGTCTTCCCACTAAGATGATCTTAAAACCTtgaggtcagcctgaccaggtggtagcgcagtggatagagagtcagactgggatgcagaggacccaggttcaagaccccaggtcgccagcttgagcacaggttcatctggtttgagcaaaagcccaccagcttgaacccaaggtcgctggctccagcaaggggttacttggtctgctgaaggcacatatgagaaagcaatcaatgaacaactaaggtgttgcaacgcacaacgaaaaactaatgattgatgcttcttgtctctctctgttcctgtctgtctgtccctgtctatccctctctctgactcactctctgtctctgtaaaaaataaataaataaataaaattaaaacaaaacaaaaacaaaaccttgaggtcataGCAGAATCCCTCCTGACTTCCAGGAGCGTCCGCCCTGTATCTCAGAGGTGAGCATATTCGACATCAATGAGGAGAACGAGAAGCAGCTATGCTTTGGCAGCAGGGTCTACCTGACCCTCAGCTGCCTCCTGACTGCATTTGTGGGCACCTCCCACCCGCCTGGCTCATACTCAAGTTCTATGGATGCTCCTCACCCCAATAACCATCATCACCCTCTGTCCatccccagccccacaccaggaaGCCCACAGCTTACTCTGCTTGACTTCCAACATCTTCTCTGTCTCCAAGTTCTGTGAATTCCATTTCCTAAAGTTTGCAAATGCCCACCACAGAATATCACCTGTTAAACCAAGAGGACTGTAACAGTCCCTCATGTCATTCCTAGTCTTCAGTCTCAATCCTTGAATGACATTCATTAAACATTTACTGCGCATCAATTATAAAGCAGATAATGAACTGTAGGCTAAGTGATGAATAAGAGAAGCATAGACCCTGCTCTACGGATTAGGTAGACACTAAACAATAGCACAAAAGTAAACTATGTTATTTTAACTTTGGTTACGTTCCAGGAAATAACTATATAgcttgatttgaaaatattaaatcagTAGGTTCGAACACTGACCAGGTACACAAAGGATGCGGGttagatctctggtcagggcatatagaagagtcaaccaataaatgcataaataaatgaaacaacagatcagtctctctctccatttctctctctaaaatcaataaagttttaaTGTGGTcttggtaaattaaaaaaaaaataggaaagcctattccagtggttctcaatgaGAAGGGAGAGGCAATTTTCCCTCCAGGAGACATTCGGCAATATCTGAAGAAATTTCTGATTGTTACAACTATGAGCTGTCTTACTGGCATCTAGGAGATGCTGCTTACATCCTACAATGTACAGACGAACCCTTATAAAAAGAATGATCTGGTCTaatggtggcgaagtggatagagcactgacctaggtcactaaggtcccaggtttggaaccccaagatcgccaagttgagcacagggttgccaacttgtgcatgggatcatcgacatgatcccatggtggctgagttgagcaaggggtcaatggcttgagcccaccccccccaagtcaaggcatgtatgagaagcaatcaatgaataactaaagagatgcaactacaagttgatgcttctcatctctctctctcttcctgtctctttctctaccaaaaaaaaaaaaaaaaaaaaaaagaatgatctgATCCAAAATGTCAACATGTCAACAGTGATGGGACTGAGACAATGGTCTAAATCTAACAGGACTGGGAAAGTGTCAGAGAAGGCCATTTTGAGGATGTAACATTTGGGCTGAGGAATCAAAGCTGAGCAGCGGTCAGCCAAAGGAAAAGCAGGTGGGGGTAGGAAGTGGGGagttacaaacttttttttttttttttttacaggaacagagaatgagtcagagacagggataggtagggacagacaggaatggagagatatgagaagcatcaatcattagtttttcattgagacaccttagttgttcattgattgctttctcatatgtgccttgaccgtgggccttcagcagactgagtaaccccttgctggagccagtgacattgggtccaagctggtgagctttttgctcaagccagatgagcctgcgctcaagctggcgacctaggggtcttgaacatgggtccttccacatcccagtccgatgctctatccactgcgccaccgcctggtcaggctacaaaccTTTCTTGCCAGAAGCAAGAGCATTGGGTTGTACggctgaaataaaaaatgaagggcTGCCCTAGCCACAtacttcagttggttagagcatcgctcTGAAGCACACAGGTTGCCGGGTTCAaacccgtcagggcacatacaggaataggccaatgttcctgtctctccttctcccttcctcttgctctaaaatcaatcaataatttttttaaaaaaaaattaagggctggccctggccaattggctcagtggtggagcattggcctggcgtatggatgtcttgggttcaattcccagtcagggcacacaggagaaatgcccatctgcttctccacccttccccccctcttttctctctatctctctcttctcctcccgcagccaaggctccactggagcaaagttggcccgggtgctgaggatggctccatggcctctacttccagcactagaatggctctagtttcaatggagcaatgccccagattggcagagcattgcccctagtgggcaggccgggtggatcccggtcaggcgcatgcaggagtctgtctctctgcctccccccttcccttttttttttacaaggacagagaaagtcagagagagggatagacagggacagacagacaggaacgaagagaggtgagaagcatcaatcatcagtttttcattgccagaccttagttgcttattgattgctttctcatatttgccttgaccgcggaccttcagcagaccgagtaactccttgctcgagccagcgacctttgggtacATGCtagtaagcttttgctcaaaacatgagcccgcgctcaagctggcgaccttggggtctcaaacctgggtcctctgcatcccagtcagccgctctatccattgcgccactgcctggtcaggcacccctgtttctcacttcagaaggaaaaaagaaagggctGAAGGATGTGCTAGAGCAggagtagtcaatctttttatacctaccgcccacttttgtatctgttagtagtaaaattttctaactgcccatcggttccacagtaatggtgatttataaagtagggaaataactttactttataaaatttataaagcagagttacagcaagttaaagtatataataataatcaccaagtagtttatgtcagattttcactaagtttggcagaataaatctttataaaacaacttactataattaaatctatctttttatttatactttggttgctccgctactgcccaccatgaaagctggaacgccaactagtgggcggtagggaccaggttgactaccactgggctagagAGAATGTGACTGAGATCAGGGAGACATAGCTGCATGGCCTCAAAAGATGGCAATAAAAGTTCAGATACCACATGTATGAAATACTAATCATCCACACTGGAAGTCACAGAAGCAGgtgaatttccctttttttaaaattcattttggagaggaaagagagagagaaagagaaagagaagggggcagggagcagcaggaagcatcaactcccttatgtgccttgaccaggcaagcccagggtttcaaacccgcaacctcagtgttcaggtcgacgctttatccactacgccaccacaggtcaggccacaggtgAATTCACTTGAAGAGCTTTCTAACCTGTATTTCTCAAGACACTCCCTACTTGAAACACTTCACTGGGACCTCCCCACCACCTTCAGGAATTAAGTCAGATCTAAACCTGGTCTGGCCTCTGCTCATTTCTCTAGCCTCTTCTTCCAGACCCCACCCCTGCTCCAGCAGCAAAGGAATTCCCTATCCTAAAAAGTGACAAATTCTCTCAGCCTCAAGGTCTTAACATGCTTAACCTCTGCCAGGAACtcaccccttctctttccctagcTGCTCTTTGGGTGTCTGCCTAGCTATCCCCTCCTCCAGGAGTCTCAGGAGTTCAGCACATGGCAGGAATCCAGGGCTAGCAGAGCCCCACCAGATCAAAACTGGGGCATCCCTCCCAACCCCACCTTTACCCTTGGGTTTGGTAGCAACTCACTCAAGGCTTGACAGCCAGTACCTTGCCTTGGGATCCTTATAAAGCTCTACATCAGTTACTCGTGGTTTCTGGGAAAATCTCACTACTCCCCAGGGCTCTGCCGTCTCAGCCGCCAGGCCTTTGCTGGCCCGTGCTTCCCAAACCGGCCCTCCTCGGAGGGGCATCCGTCTCCCCCTCCCTGAGCACTGGCCTGATCAGAAAGGTCTCAATCCGGGTTTCCCAAGACCCCATCCTCGTCAGAGGGCTCTTCATGCCCAACTCTTGGGCCCCGCCCTCCTCTGATGACGTACCCTGGACCCGCCTACCTGGAGGAGGGGTTCGCTCCCAACCTCCCAGCCCCATCTATCTCCTAGGCAACCCCCGCCCGACTCATCCAAGGGGAcctacacacgtacacacacacacgcacacacttctctcctccccttcccctgcctcccaAGCCTCCGCCCGACTCATCCAAGGggacacacgcacgcacacctctctcctccccctccaacGCCCGCCCGACTCATCcaaggggacacacacacacccctttctcctccccttcccccgccTCCCAAACGATAGCGTTTCCCCGCACCTTCCCGCGAGCCGACCCACCCTTCCCAACTCAGCGCAGTTTCTAAAGGGCCTCGGTAACCACTGCGGCTTTTCTGTCACTTGTGTGCCTCGGGCCGGGCCACCTTCCCGCAGGGCCTGGGCTCCCCGCCCACCTCCCGGCCGGGCCCCCCGCCgcccgcctcctcctccaggcatcCCTTTGTTCTGTGGCTCCGCCCAGGGGAGCGCGCGCCTTCGCCTCCGCT
It includes:
- the WDR6 gene encoding tRNA (34-2'-O)-methyltransferase regulator WDR6, whose protein sequence is MDAPEDFVWPRATSELILLPVTGLECVGERLLAGEGPDVLVYSLDLGGHLRMMKRVQNLLGHYLVHGFRVRPEPTGDLDSEAMIAAFGSKGLRVVKISWGQGRFRELWRSGLWHMSDWIWDARWLEGNIALALGHNSVVLYDPVIGCVLQDVPCTDRCTLSSACLIGDTWKELTVVAGAVSNELLVWYPAAALVDDKPVAPDRRVSGHVGVIFSMSYLESKGLLATASEDRSVRIWKVGDLRVPGGRVQNIGHCFGHSARVWQVKLLENYLISAGEDCVCLVWSHEGEILQAFRGHQGRGIRAVAAHENQAWVVTGGDDSGIRLWHLVGRGHPGSGVSALGFKSHSRPGALKAVTLAGSWRVLAVTEAGTLYLYDLEVKCWEQLLEDKRFQSYCLLEAAPGPEGFGLCAMANGEGCAKVVPINTPAAAVDLTLFCGKVYSLSWALRGYEELLLLASGPGGVVACLEIIAAPSGKAIFVKERCRYLLPPSKQRWHTCSAFLPPGDFLVCGDRRGSVLLFPSRPDLLKDLEVGGKAGAGTGAPGVDGGSDGDETAPTEWGPVSILPSLHGKQGVTSVTCFGGYVYTTGRDGAYYQLFVRGSQLQPVLRQKSCRGMNWVAGLRMVPNGNMVILGFHANEFVVWSPRSHEKLHIVNCGGGHRSWAFSDTEGAMAFAYLKDGDVMLYRALGGCTRPHVILRESLHGREITCVKRVGTITLGPESEVPSFMQPDCPEPGNEGPGLIDIVITCSEDTTICILALPTATGSAHALTAVCNHISSVRALAVWGVETLGGPKDPRPGLTAHVVSAGGRAEMHCFNIMVTLDPSTPSRLACHVMHLSSHRLDEYWDRQRNRHRMVKADPETRYMCLAVCEPDLPGLGPLVAAACSDGAVRLFFLQDYGRGLKLLAETFHHERCVLKVHSFTHEAPNQRRRLFLCSAATDGSLAFWDLTTVLDPGSTALEPPADPGLPSRLGAPCLTVQAHSCGVNSLHTLPTPEGHLVASGSEDGSLHVFVLTVEVPEQEEAGGGGELVPQLHVREEHSVPCAHAAHVTGLQILSPSLMVSASIDQRLTFWRLGHGEPAFVNSTVYHVPDVADMDCWPVSPEFGHRCALGGQGLEVYNWYD